From Acetonema longum DSM 6540:
GGAGGTACGTCGAACGCCCGCAGGAGTAACAACGCAGATGGGCCTTTTTCAACGGCCCTAATGTTCTATTTTTTCCAGATGCGGTAACATCCCCCGGTCCAGAGCGTACTGCATCAGACGGTAGCCAAAGTCTAAGCCGGAGTCCAGCGCATCATGGAATACTCTGGCCATGTTGGGCTGATAGCATTGCTGCATAGCGCCAAGGATGGCCATTTGCGCGGCTTTTGCCATAGAGGCCAGACTGATCAGAATCTCTTCGTCGGTCAGAGTCACTTCCGGCGGATATTCGCCAGATTCACTTTTTAGCTCCCGGGGGGACAGACGAAACCGGGGAAGTTTGCCGCCGCCGTCTTGCAATAGTTTCTCGCAGCGCTCTATCAGGGGACGATTTTGATCTTCGATAGCTTGTTTGATCAATTTTCTGAGGCCTGGATCCCGCGCCTGGTTGTACAGTACGCTGAGTACCGCCGCAGTATGCCGGCCCTGGGCAATAATCGCAAACAGACTGGCTGCTTCCAGATAATTCGGGGTTTCTTTATCAAACATAGAATGGAAAACCTGACTGGTTTGAAAATTCATCTTGTCTAGTACCGTCATGACATGTTCCTCCGCTGCTTTGTTTTTCATCCATTATTACTATGGACTAAAATGTGCGATTTATACACATGGGATTGCCAGGCAGGCAGAGTATCGGCAGGATTTTCAGTCATATAACCAGAATTCTACAAATGTTGCCGTTAGTGCATAAAGGAGGTTTATCAATGGATTGGCAGACTTTGAAATCGAATGCCCGCCGTAAATTTTCCGGCGCCTGCCGGCTTTGTCCGGTATGCGACGGTGTGGCCTGCGCCGGTGAGGTTCCCGGCATGGGCGGGATTGGAACCGGCACCAGTTTTCGCAATAATGTCAACGCTTTAGCCAGTTATCGCTTTAATCTGCGTACTGTGCACCAGCAGAACCAGCCGAATCTGGCCTGCAAGATATTGGGCATGGACCTGTCGATGCCGGTGATTGCTGCCGCTATCGCTGGCACTGCTCTGAATATGAATAATGCCTTGAAAGAAGAAGAATATGCTAAAGCCGTTGTGGGAGGCTGTAAACAGGCGGGTGTCATAGCTATGACCGGTGACGGCCCTAAACCCCAGATATGGGAAACCGGACTGGAGGCTGTTAAAAACGCCGGCGGCTGTGGCATCCCGATTATTAAGCCCCGCGAGGTGGATCAAGTTGTGGAAATGGCCAAACAGGCCGCTGAAGCCGGGGCGACGGCGTTTGGCATAGACATTGACGCCGCCGCCTTGGTCAATATGTCCAATGCCGGACAGCCGGTCGGACCGAAATCGCAAGAAGAATTGGCCTACATCAAGCAAAAC
This genomic window contains:
- a CDS encoding alpha-hydroxy-acid oxidizing protein; this translates as MDWQTLKSNARRKFSGACRLCPVCDGVACAGEVPGMGGIGTGTSFRNNVNALASYRFNLRTVHQQNQPNLACKILGMDLSMPVIAAAIAGTALNMNNALKEEEYAKAVVGGCKQAGVIAMTGDGPKPQIWETGLEAVKNAGGCGIPIIKPREVDQVVEMAKQAAEAGATAFGIDIDAAALVNMSNAGQPVGPKSQEELAYIKQNTTIPFIVKGIMTPDDAQACQSAGVDAIVVSNHGGRALDYTPGTAEVLPYIVEAVNGKMAILVDGGVRTGGDVLKMLALGAHGVLIGRPMAVAAVGGEGEGVSLYLEKIRAELTAAMILTGSGDLSAISGEILW
- a CDS encoding spore coat protein codes for the protein MTVLDKMNFQTSQVFHSMFDKETPNYLEAASLFAIIAQGRHTAAVLSVLYNQARDPGLRKLIKQAIEDQNRPLIERCEKLLQDGGGKLPRFRLSPRELKSESGEYPPEVTLTDEEILISLASMAKAAQMAILGAMQQCYQPNMARVFHDALDSGLDFGYRLMQYALDRGMLPHLEKIEH